A part of Eubacterium sp. AB3007 genomic DNA contains:
- a CDS encoding C40 family peptidase: MRKHLVNKKGLTPRRLLLIMGVELIALAVVLSFVIGTYTAADFYEISVGGKTVASVKTEGKVSKTRKLVEKAFQEENAKNVKVSVDPAIQSKKVYYGKLDKKPAVSSAKEAAETILGKDGEESLVKVTTNQTVKRKKAVKYKKVVKKSKEAALNTVGVAQKGEKGTEQLTVEATSVNGEIVESEVVDRQVVEKPVDEVTVQGTKVEDGAKGDTNTHLGATYSKEAGQQVADYALKWVGNPYKWGGVSLTNGADCSGFVLAVYDHFGIGLPHDAGADRAYGVDVSLDEAQPGDLICYYGHIGIYIGDNKLVHAMDESHGITVSTIGYNGKRIMTVRRILG, encoded by the coding sequence ATGAGAAAACACCTCGTGAATAAGAAGGGACTGACGCCGAGGAGGCTGTTGCTGATCATGGGCGTTGAGTTGATTGCGCTCGCAGTAGTCCTGTCCTTTGTGATCGGCACCTACACGGCTGCCGATTTCTACGAGATCAGCGTTGGAGGGAAGACCGTAGCCTCTGTGAAGACGGAGGGGAAGGTGAGCAAGACCAGGAAACTCGTTGAGAAGGCTTTTCAGGAAGAGAATGCCAAAAACGTGAAGGTTTCAGTAGATCCGGCCATTCAGTCCAAGAAGGTCTACTACGGAAAACTGGACAAGAAGCCGGCGGTCTCCTCTGCTAAGGAGGCAGCAGAGACTATCCTGGGGAAGGACGGGGAGGAATCCCTGGTCAAGGTGACCACCAACCAGACCGTCAAGCGGAAGAAGGCGGTCAAGTACAAGAAGGTGGTCAAGAAGTCCAAGGAAGCAGCTCTGAACACTGTTGGTGTCGCCCAGAAGGGAGAGAAGGGCACAGAACAGCTTACCGTAGAAGCGACCTCCGTCAACGGTGAGATCGTTGAGTCGGAAGTTGTCGACAGACAGGTAGTGGAGAAACCTGTGGATGAGGTCACCGTCCAGGGAACCAAGGTGGAAGATGGTGCCAAGGGTGACACTAATACGCATCTGGGAGCGACATATAGTAAGGAAGCAGGGCAGCAGGTAGCAGACTACGCCCTGAAGTGGGTAGGCAATCCCTACAAGTGGGGTGGAGTGAGCCTGACCAACGGTGCGGATTGTTCCGGTTTTGTGCTGGCAGTGTATGATCACTTTGGCATTGGACTTCCCCATGACGCGGGAGCGGATCGAGCCTACGGAGTGGATGTCTCTCTGGACGAGGCGCAGCCGGGCGATCTGATCTGCTATTACGGACACATCGGCATTTACATCGGAGATAACAAGCTGGTCCACGCGATGGACGAGTCCCACGGGATCACCGTGTCTACCATCGGGTACAACGGCAAGAGGATTATGACGGTTCGTCGAATACTGGGATAG
- a CDS encoding diacylglycerol kinase family protein, which translates to MKRVLIIINPNAGRKHANAYFVRIADVFCRAGYEVVVATTAQRGDGTVFARERGGEFDLVACIGGDGTFNEVVEGVLEANLNIPIGYIPSGTTNDFASSIGIPKRLVEAAKDIVGGEPLDLDIGSFNNRYFSYVASFGAFTSTSYSVPQDLKNLLGHTAYILEGIKDIPSIKPLDLTIRDVQNDRIYDEKYLFGAVCNSTSMGGVLTLKEELVDMNDGKFEVLLIRAPRNPIELAQITMALTMGKVDSCPMMDFFSSSEVEVQATENIPWTLDGEYQPGADHILIRNNRGAIRLMVAKGNRHLLANTRRDR; encoded by the coding sequence ATGAAGAGAGTACTGATTATCATCAATCCTAATGCGGGAAGAAAACATGCTAACGCATACTTTGTCAGGATCGCGGATGTTTTCTGCAGAGCGGGCTATGAGGTGGTAGTCGCCACCACAGCACAGCGAGGAGACGGCACTGTCTTTGCCAGAGAGCGTGGCGGAGAGTTCGATTTGGTGGCCTGTATCGGTGGAGATGGCACCTTCAATGAGGTGGTGGAAGGTGTGCTGGAGGCCAATCTGAATATTCCGATCGGCTATATTCCCTCCGGGACTACCAATGATTTCGCTTCCAGCATCGGTATTCCCAAGCGTCTGGTAGAGGCAGCGAAGGATATCGTGGGTGGGGAACCTCTCGATCTGGATATCGGTAGTTTCAACAATCGTTACTTTTCCTATGTGGCTTCCTTCGGGGCATTCACCTCGACATCTTACAGCGTCCCTCAGGATCTGAAGAATCTCCTGGGCCATACCGCCTATATATTAGAAGGAATAAAGGACATTCCATCCATAAAACCTCTGGATCTGACCATACGGGATGTCCAGAATGACAGGATCTACGATGAAAAGTATCTGTTCGGAGCGGTCTGCAACTCCACCTCTATGGGCGGGGTACTCACCCTGAAGGAAGAACTGGTGGACATGAACGATGGAAAATTCGAGGTGCTCCTCATCCGGGCTCCCAGGAACCCCATCGAGCTTGCGCAGATCACCATGGCGCTTACCATGGGAAAGGTGGACTCCTGTCCCATGATGGACTTTTTCAGCAGCAGTGAGGTTGAAGTACAGGCGACGGAGAACATCCCATGGACCCTTGACGGGGAGTACCAGCCTGGTGCAGATCACATCCTCATCAGGAATAACCGAGGTGCAATCCGGCTCATGGTGGCCAAGGGGAACCGCCATTTGCTAGCGAACACAAGACGAGATCGTTGA
- a CDS encoding TIGR04100 family radical SAM protein, producing the protein MSDYREEIGSVLYDYGSGLYVNLTNRCPCRCDFCIRNMTEGLGTADSLWLKREPTVDEVLEMLGDWDLSAYDELVFCGYGEPTERLEDLLAIAAYVKAHTHLKVRINTNGLADLINGKETAPMLEGVIDAVSVSLNQSDAQKYTELCHPTFGPDAYNAMLQFTKDVKAYVPSVAMSVVGVIPRADIEKCAQMAHRIGVTFRVR; encoded by the coding sequence ATGAGTGATTACAGAGAAGAGATCGGGAGTGTGCTCTACGATTATGGAAGCGGTCTTTATGTCAACCTCACCAATCGCTGTCCGTGCAGGTGTGATTTCTGTATCCGGAATATGACGGAGGGTTTGGGTACGGCGGATTCTCTTTGGCTGAAAAGGGAACCTACCGTGGATGAGGTTCTGGAGATGTTGGGAGACTGGGATCTTTCAGCGTACGATGAACTTGTATTCTGCGGGTACGGTGAGCCCACAGAGCGGTTGGAAGACCTGCTGGCCATCGCAGCCTATGTAAAGGCCCATACCCATCTGAAGGTTCGGATCAACACCAATGGTCTTGCCGATCTGATCAACGGAAAGGAGACTGCCCCTATGCTGGAGGGGGTAATCGATGCGGTGTCTGTCAGTCTGAATCAGTCTGACGCCCAAAAGTATACAGAGCTTTGTCATCCAACCTTCGGCCCGGATGCCTATAATGCGATGCTTCAGTTTACCAAGGACGTCAAAGCTTACGTTCCCTCGGTGGCCATGTCGGTGGTTGGAGTGATCCCCCGGGCAGATATCGAGAAATGTGCGCAGATGGCACACCGGATCGGAGTGACATTCAGAGTGAGATAG
- a CDS encoding YihY/virulence factor BrkB family protein, whose translation MTLDYIKERFRTMLLLAIKQFGDPYYQGFAAQIAFYIMLSVVPTIVLLSQVLGFMGITSLSFLNELIDRYITPSMGATIKALLANGSSLSNNIIMIVTAIWAASRAQFSMMRIANYTYSVGRTTGNFFTERLRSLRTMFLMIFTLVFVIVIIVYGKDLLVLFAGKMIESYRIVEVWEDLKWLIAMGMYFLLVLSMNYILPETKINVGAIIPGSVFSAIGLVVVTMVYSTYTRYIVSFNVIYGSLSSIAALMFWFYFMAWVLVLGVLLNRVVRDSKGEQHE comes from the coding sequence ATGACACTGGACTATATTAAGGAAAGATTCAGGACGATGCTTCTGTTGGCGATCAAGCAATTTGGAGATCCTTACTACCAGGGGTTTGCCGCACAGATCGCCTTCTACATCATGCTCTCTGTGGTGCCCACGATCGTACTTCTGTCCCAGGTGCTGGGATTTATGGGGATCACCAGCTTGAGTTTTCTGAACGAGCTGATCGACCGGTACATCACGCCTTCGATGGGCGCTACTATCAAGGCGCTGCTTGCCAACGGATCATCGCTGAGTAACAACATCATCATGATCGTTACTGCGATCTGGGCTGCCTCCAGAGCGCAGTTTTCCATGATGCGAATTGCCAACTACACTTATTCGGTGGGGCGTACTACCGGGAATTTCTTTACAGAAAGGCTCCGGTCCCTGCGAACGATGTTCCTCATGATCTTCACCTTGGTGTTCGTCATTGTGATCATTGTGTACGGAAAGGATCTGCTGGTGTTGTTCGCAGGTAAGATGATCGAGTCCTATCGAATCGTGGAAGTGTGGGAGGATCTGAAGTGGCTGATCGCCATGGGGATGTACTTTCTTCTTGTGCTCTCCATGAACTACATCCTTCCGGAGACGAAGATCAACGTCGGAGCCATCATCCCCGGAAGCGTTTTCAGTGCCATTGGTCTGGTAGTGGTGACCATGGTATATTCTACTTACACCAGGTATATCGTTAGTTTCAACGTGATCTACGGCTCACTTTCATCCATTGCAGCTCTCATGTTCTGGTTTTACTTCATGGCGTGGGTGTTGGTGTTGGGTGTGCTTCTGAACCGGGTGGTCAGAGATTCAAAGGGAGAACAACATGAGTGA
- a CDS encoding XTP/dITP diphosphatase, translating to MVIIAATKNKNKIREMEAITSRLGMHIVPRDEAGVPEVEIVEDGTTFEENSLKKAMEIMRLSGEAAIADDSGLEVDYLDGAPGVWSARFAGEDSDDETNNQKLLRLMDGVPEEQRTARFVCVITLVYPDGTSVVARGECHGRILTVPQGENGFGYDPLFVADGMDKSFAEISQGEKNRISHRALALNKLDSILKGNR from the coding sequence ATGGTAATTATTGCAGCTACCAAGAACAAAAACAAGATACGGGAAATGGAAGCCATCACTTCTCGGTTAGGGATGCACATCGTGCCCCGGGATGAGGCCGGTGTTCCGGAGGTGGAGATCGTAGAGGACGGTACCACCTTCGAGGAAAACTCCCTGAAGAAAGCGATGGAGATCATGAGGCTGTCCGGAGAGGCAGCGATTGCCGACGACTCGGGTTTGGAGGTGGACTATCTGGACGGAGCGCCGGGTGTATGGTCTGCCAGGTTTGCCGGAGAAGACAGTGACGACGAAACCAACAATCAGAAACTCCTAAGACTGATGGATGGTGTTCCAGAAGAGCAGCGGACGGCCAGGTTCGTCTGCGTGATCACCCTGGTCTACCCGGATGGAACGAGTGTCGTTGCAAGGGGAGAGTGTCACGGGCGTATTCTGACCGTGCCACAGGGCGAGAACGGGTTCGGATATGACCCGTTGTTCGTTGCGGATGGAATGGACAAGAGTTTTGCGGAGATCTCGCAGGGAGAGAAGAATCGGATCAGTCACCGCGCCCTTGCACTGAACAAGTTGGATAGCATACTGAAAGGAAATCGATGA
- a CDS encoding Ig-like domain-containing protein has protein sequence MNTEVSQKAVPAKKKRRHYRRVQLTWSPSGKATTYIVYGTWNTKVKVVKTKTIKTKVKVNGKEKTVKKKKTSTSYVWKQQAHELTRVSGHQAVVLAKNNKPVVFTVIPYNGTVRGNLARVTTYAGDNNATAITLRTLTSNVPERSNGAISVVSNNPANSFVSLSSSNSSIAAVTSAGVIQAKKIGSVNITATAHNGLKRSFRVNVIRMYPTKVTIAGASKRSLKSGATMTLIATAANGANRTIKWKSSNKNIATVTSNGVVKAVGCGTVKITASGGHFADTKAAKAKVTLNVTGNAEAVVVWAEKIARDNRFGYSMNTSRGRLDRFCYFCHGSKVSKDYDCASFVAAAVAHGLGDPAMLKYCRSSGGCTTLYNTLKKNGWKDMGKLSTSKLKRGDILINPSAHVEIFTGKKNSFGQYLNAGAHDNYDGKSGDSSGREISIAPTAYFNTPWHHYTKVLRLNK, from the coding sequence GTGAACACAGAAGTCTCACAGAAGGCAGTTCCCGCCAAGAAGAAACGTCGCCATTACCGTCGGGTGCAGTTGACCTGGTCTCCTTCCGGCAAAGCCACCACCTATATCGTATACGGCACCTGGAACACCAAGGTCAAGGTGGTGAAGACCAAAACCATCAAAACCAAGGTAAAGGTAAATGGTAAGGAGAAAACCGTCAAGAAGAAAAAGACTTCTACCTCTTATGTTTGGAAGCAGCAAGCTCATGAACTGACCAGGGTCAGTGGACATCAGGCCGTGGTACTGGCCAAGAACAACAAGCCCGTTGTCTTTACGGTGATCCCCTACAATGGTACTGTACGGGGAAACCTGGCCCGCGTCACCACCTATGCAGGTGATAACAACGCGACGGCCATCACTCTACGTACGCTCACATCCAATGTGCCGGAACGATCCAACGGAGCCATTTCCGTTGTTTCTAACAACCCGGCAAACAGCTTTGTGTCGCTATCCTCGAGCAACAGCAGTATTGCTGCGGTCACCAGTGCCGGTGTGATCCAGGCAAAAAAGATCGGCTCAGTCAACATTACTGCTACAGCCCATAATGGCCTGAAAAGATCCTTCCGCGTAAACGTAATCAGGATGTACCCCACCAAGGTCACCATTGCCGGGGCATCGAAACGAAGCCTGAAATCCGGCGCCACGATGACACTGATAGCAACGGCTGCTAATGGTGCCAACCGTACCATCAAGTGGAAGTCCTCCAACAAGAACATCGCCACTGTTACCAGCAACGGTGTGGTCAAGGCAGTGGGCTGCGGCACTGTGAAAATCACCGCTTCCGGCGGCCACTTCGCAGATACCAAAGCAGCCAAAGCCAAGGTCACCTTGAACGTTACCGGAAACGCAGAGGCTGTGGTCGTGTGGGCAGAGAAGATTGCCAGGGATAACCGGTTTGGTTACTCTATGAACACCTCCCGGGGCAGACTAGATCGCTTCTGTTACTTCTGTCATGGCAGCAAGGTATCCAAGGACTATGACTGTGCTTCCTTTGTGGCGGCCGCTGTGGCCCACGGGTTGGGCGATCCGGCCATGCTGAAGTACTGCAGGTCCAGCGGCGGATGTACCACGCTCTATAACACACTGAAGAAAAACGGCTGGAAAGACATGGGTAAGCTCAGTACCTCCAAGCTTAAGCGCGGAGATATCCTGATCAACCCCAGCGCACACGTTGAGATCTTCACCGGTAAGAAAAACAGTTTTGGGCAGTATCTGAACGCCGGTGCTCATGACAACTACGATGGGAAGTCTGGAGACAGCTCTGGCAGAGAGATCTCTATCGCGCCTACTGCCTACTTCAATACTCCGTGGCACCACTATACCAAGGTGCTCCGGCTGAACAAATAA
- a CDS encoding Mrp/NBP35 family ATP-binding protein — MPDCNRDCNSCGKDCSEREGGIPKTPLNADSHVGKVIGVVSGKGGVGKSSVTSMLAVAAARQGKKVAVLDADITGPSIPKTFGIKNHAMGNGEVIMPELTKGGIKAMSVNLLLENETEPVVWRGPILSNVVQQFWGDVVWGDIDVMFVDMPPGTGDVALTVYQSLPIDGIIIVTSPQDLVSMIVEKAVNMAEMMNVPVLGIVENMSYFQCPDCGNKHYIFGESNLDEVASARGIQLITRLPMDPALARACDEGTIEDYASEGMETMAKALL, encoded by the coding sequence ATGCCAGATTGTAATCGTGACTGCAACTCCTGTGGTAAGGACTGCAGCGAAAGAGAAGGGGGAATCCCCAAGACACCGTTGAATGCTGATTCACATGTCGGGAAGGTCATCGGCGTCGTCAGCGGAAAGGGAGGCGTCGGCAAGTCCTCTGTCACCTCTATGCTGGCGGTGGCAGCGGCCAGGCAAGGGAAGAAAGTCGCTGTACTGGATGCGGACATCACCGGTCCTTCTATTCCCAAGACCTTTGGGATCAAGAACCATGCCATGGGGAACGGCGAGGTGATCATGCCGGAACTGACCAAGGGAGGCATCAAGGCTATGTCTGTCAACCTGCTTTTGGAGAACGAGACTGAACCGGTGGTTTGGAGAGGACCTATTCTGTCCAACGTGGTACAGCAGTTCTGGGGAGATGTAGTCTGGGGCGATATCGACGTGATGTTCGTAGACATGCCGCCGGGAACCGGTGATGTGGCGCTGACAGTCTATCAGTCCCTGCCCATTGACGGTATCATCATTGTCACTTCTCCGCAGGATCTGGTTTCCATGATCGTCGAGAAAGCAGTAAATATGGCAGAGATGATGAATGTGCCTGTACTGGGGATCGTAGAAAATATGTCCTACTTCCAGTGTCCTGACTGTGGAAACAAGCATTACATTTTCGGAGAGAGCAATCTGGATGAGGTAGCCTCGGCCCGTGGCATCCAGTTGATTACCAGACTGCCCATGGATCCGGCGCTGGCCAGAGCCTGTGACGAAGGTACCATCGAAGACTATGCCAGCGAAGGCATGGAGACCATGGCGAAGGCGCTTCTGTAA
- a CDS encoding AEC family transporter, which produces MLDNFLICLQAVVPMFILLAIGVLIRRSRIIDDASLKKCNRMVFLACFPTIIFENLYGAKFGDAWNTKLVLFALVVLALIIAFTIPLVMQVEKEPASRGAMIQAIYRSNFVIMGLPIVANIYGRGNLAMTAMLIAIIVPSYNVLAVVILETFRKGRINKAHILKGIVTNPLILGALVGLLFVINQWKLPQPVESVIGDLSSAATTMSLLILGASFSFRSVQKGWRDLVVCVLGRLVLVPGLFLPVAALAGFRDMAFLSLLAMLAAPTAISSYTMAESMDSDGELAGNCVIFTSAFSCVTLVGWLFVFKSFGVF; this is translated from the coding sequence ATGCTTGACAATTTTCTGATCTGCCTGCAGGCAGTGGTGCCCATGTTTATCCTGCTGGCGATCGGTGTTCTGATCCGCCGCAGTCGCATCATCGATGACGCATCCCTGAAGAAGTGCAACAGGATGGTATTTCTGGCCTGTTTCCCTACGATTATTTTTGAAAACCTTTACGGGGCGAAGTTCGGGGATGCATGGAATACCAAGTTGGTGTTATTCGCTCTGGTGGTATTGGCATTGATCATCGCCTTCACGATCCCTCTGGTGATGCAGGTTGAGAAGGAACCGGCCAGCCGGGGAGCCATGATCCAGGCTATCTATCGGAGCAACTTTGTCATCATGGGGCTTCCCATCGTGGCGAATATCTACGGCCGGGGAAATCTGGCGATGACGGCAATGCTCATCGCCATCATCGTACCGTCTTACAACGTGCTGGCGGTGGTGATCCTGGAGACATTTCGAAAGGGACGGATTAACAAAGCCCATATCCTGAAAGGGATCGTGACCAACCCCCTGATCCTGGGCGCGCTTGTGGGACTGCTGTTCGTTATCAACCAGTGGAAGTTGCCGCAGCCTGTAGAAAGTGTCATCGGGGATCTGTCTTCGGCCGCAACCACCATGTCTCTGTTGATCTTGGGAGCATCCTTTAGTTTCCGAAGTGTACAGAAAGGGTGGAGGGATCTGGTCGTCTGCGTACTGGGTCGGTTGGTACTTGTGCCAGGATTGTTTCTGCCGGTGGCGGCACTGGCGGGATTTCGGGACATGGCGTTCCTGTCACTGCTTGCCATGCTGGCCGCTCCTACGGCCATCTCGTCCTACACCATGGCAGAGAGCATGGACAGTGACGGCGAACTGGCAGGCAATTGTGTTATCTTTACTTCGGCCTTCTCCTGCGTGACCCTGGTGGGGTGGCTGTTTGTGTTCAAGAGTTTCGGGGTATTTTGA
- a CDS encoding 5-formyltetrahydrofolate cyclo-ligase, with amino-acid sequence MEEVREAKKALRRKVRTINESLTGGYKQWASERICSKVTSLPAYQEADTVFCFVGMDPEPDTRGIIEDALTHGKRVCVPLCIDDHTMVAKEIQDYDQDLKEGWYGILEPAAELPEVSREEIGFGVIPCVTCDLAGNRLGHGKGYYDRYLEGVEFPQAMICFLKVTVPEGEIPVGPYDLPVETVITDA; translated from the coding sequence ATGGAAGAGGTGAGAGAAGCCAAGAAAGCGCTTAGGCGGAAGGTCCGCACTATCAACGAGTCACTGACAGGCGGCTACAAGCAGTGGGCCAGTGAACGGATCTGCAGCAAGGTGACGAGCTTGCCAGCCTATCAGGAAGCAGACACTGTGTTCTGCTTTGTGGGGATGGACCCCGAGCCGGACACGCGGGGCATCATTGAGGATGCGCTGACTCATGGTAAGAGGGTATGCGTGCCGCTCTGCATCGATGACCACACCATGGTGGCCAAGGAGATCCAGGATTATGACCAGGATTTGAAGGAAGGGTGGTACGGAATTCTGGAGCCGGCGGCTGAGTTGCCTGAAGTGTCTCGGGAGGAGATCGGCTTCGGGGTGATCCCATGCGTGACCTGCGATCTGGCGGGCAACCGGCTGGGGCACGGAAAGGGCTACTACGACAGATATCTGGAAGGAGTGGAGTTCCCTCAAGCCATGATTTGTTTCCTGAAAGTAACGGTGCCGGAGGGGGAGATTCCGGTGGGACCGTATGACTTGCCGGTGGAGACGGTGATCACGGATGCTTGA
- a CDS encoding ATP-binding protein, whose protein sequence is MERVPHCNGCGACAVVCKEHCIKMQRAEDGMMRPVVNENGCNKCNNCVLYCPLYNPVELPAFDNYYEYEDDFYYRNMPQVYRETMRKSKAGSVEFAGTLCQIAGLKSLQGDRIRETEHILPLHCDPDDPKRPACAVCEFVKR, encoded by the coding sequence ATGGAAAGAGTCCCCCATTGCAATGGATGCGGGGCCTGTGCGGTGGTCTGCAAAGAGCATTGTATCAAGATGCAGAGAGCGGAAGACGGGATGATGCGTCCTGTGGTGAATGAGAACGGCTGCAACAAGTGCAACAACTGTGTTCTATACTGTCCGCTGTATAATCCGGTGGAACTACCTGCCTTCGACAACTATTACGAGTACGAGGATGATTTTTACTATAGGAACATGCCTCAGGTGTACCGAGAGACCATGCGAAAGTCCAAGGCAGGCAGTGTGGAGTTCGCAGGTACCCTCTGTCAGATCGCGGGACTGAAGTCCCTGCAAGGAGACCGAATCCGGGAGACAGAGCACATTCTGCCCCTGCACTGTGACCCGGATGATCCCAAGCGTCCTGCGTGCGCGGTCTGTGAGTTTGTGAAACGATAG
- a CDS encoding ABC transporter ATP-binding protein produces the protein MSTFELKQLTKVYGAFPALNNISLKLEKGRIVGLLGPNGSGKTTMIKLANGLLQPTSGEILVDGQRPGPATKGKVAYLPDRDFLPAHMSIRQVIDFYQDFYGDFRRDRAEQMLSNLGLFPEDRIRKLSKGNREKVELIMTMSRNAQVYLLDEPIAGVDPATRDYILHTIISNYSEESLMVISTHLIADVEPVLDEIVFLRQGQIALHAGADDLRERTGQSIDQAFREVFRFQGGDGYVR, from the coding sequence ATGAGCACATTTGAACTGAAACAACTGACCAAGGTGTACGGGGCATTTCCGGCACTGAATAACATAAGCCTGAAGCTGGAGAAAGGTCGTATCGTAGGCTTGCTCGGCCCCAACGGCAGCGGCAAGACCACCATGATCAAGCTGGCCAACGGGCTGCTGCAACCGACTAGCGGGGAGATCCTCGTCGATGGACAGCGACCGGGACCAGCCACCAAAGGAAAGGTGGCGTATCTTCCAGATCGGGATTTCCTCCCCGCGCACATGAGCATCCGCCAGGTGATCGATTTCTACCAGGATTTCTACGGCGATTTTCGGAGGGACCGGGCGGAGCAGATGCTTTCAAACCTGGGGCTTTTTCCTGAGGATCGGATCCGCAAGCTTTCCAAGGGGAACAGGGAGAAGGTGGAACTGATCATGACCATGAGCCGGAATGCCCAGGTCTATCTGTTGGATGAGCCCATTGCCGGGGTGGATCCGGCGACCAGGGATTATATCCTTCATACCATCATTTCCAACTATTCCGAGGAATCGCTGATGGTGATCTCGACCCATCTCATCGCAGATGTGGAGCCGGTGCTGGACGAGATCGTGTTTCTGCGGCAAGGCCAGATCGCGCTTCATGCAGGGGCCGATGATCTGAGAGAACGCACCGGACAGAGCATTGATCAGGCATTTCGGGAGGTGTTCCGTTTTCAGGGAGGTGATGGCTATGTTAGGTAA
- a CDS encoding GntR family transcriptional regulator, with the protein MAWQFESGLPIYRQLVDRIRMMIAGGEFKPGDRIPAVRELALEAGVNPNTMQKALAQLEKDGLIFSQRTAGRFVTQDGETLRALRQELGKGYISTMFENLRKLGLSDQEILKAVREHAEERGGVG; encoded by the coding sequence ATGGCATGGCAATTTGAAAGCGGTCTGCCGATCTATCGGCAACTGGTAGACAGGATCCGCATGATGATCGCCGGTGGTGAATTCAAGCCAGGGGACAGAATCCCGGCAGTGCGGGAACTGGCATTGGAAGCAGGAGTGAACCCCAACACGATGCAGAAGGCGTTGGCCCAGCTTGAGAAGGATGGCCTGATCTTCTCGCAACGTACAGCCGGCCGTTTTGTCACCCAGGATGGGGAGACATTGCGGGCACTGAGACAGGAACTGGGAAAGGGGTATATCTCTACTATGTTTGAGAATCTTCGGAAGCTGGGACTCAGCGACCAGGAGATCCTGAAGGCGGTGCGGGAGCATGCGGAAGAGAGAGGAGGTGTAGGATGA